In one Rutidosis leptorrhynchoides isolate AG116_Rl617_1_P2 chromosome 8, CSIRO_AGI_Rlap_v1, whole genome shotgun sequence genomic region, the following are encoded:
- the LOC139863788 gene encoding uncharacterized protein, whose amino-acid sequence MLVSPEGKEFTYALRFEFSTTNNEAEYEALFAGLRLTRELNIQHLKAFVDSQLIANQVTGTFEARNPTIQQYLAKENELIEHFKGFEIEHVRRSQNKKADALSKLASMTFAHLAKEVLVKTLERRSIEVEEVNDLYLDEDKTWMKPLKDYLAYGLLLEDKGEARKIRIKAPSYKLQDGKLYRKYFLTPWLRCVGQSQATIIIQEMHEGVCGFHAGPRSFVAKIMRLGYY is encoded by the coding sequence ATGTTAGTAAGCCCCGAAGGAAAAGAATTCACTTATGCTTTACGCTTCGAGTTCAGTACAACAAATAATGAGGCTGAATACGAAGCCCTGTTTGCAGGGCTAAGGCTTACAAGAGAACTGAACATACAACATCTCAAAGCATTCGTCGATTCTCAACTTATAGCTAATCAAGTGACAGGGACTTTCGAAGCAAGAAACCCCACTATCCAACAATACTTGGCAAAAGAAAATGAGCTCATCGAACATTTTAAAGGCTTTGAAATAGAACATGTCAGAAGGAGTCAGAACAAGaaagctgatgccttgagcaaacTTGCCTCCATGACCTTCGCTCACCTAGCGAAAGAAGTCCTGGTCAAAACCTTAGAACGAAGATCTATAGAAGTTGAAGAGGTTAATGACCTCTATCTAGACGAAGACAAGACTTGGATGAAACCACTAAAGGACTACCTGGCATATGGGCTATTACTTGAAGATAAAGGGGAGGCAAGGAAAATCAGAATCAAGGCACCTTCATATAAGCTTCAAGATGGCAAGTTGTACCGAAAATATTTTCTCACCCCATGGTTAAGATGTGTGGGACAATCCCAGGCAACCATTATCATCCAAGAAATGCACGAAGGAGTGTGCGGTTTTCATGCAGGACCAAGGTCTTTCGTAGCTAAAATCATGAGGCTAGGATACTACTAG